From Bicyclus anynana chromosome 7, ilBicAnyn1.1, whole genome shotgun sequence, the proteins below share one genomic window:
- the LOC112049428 gene encoding zinc finger protein 775: MCSALVLSRRGLRRGARSQPFSLHELSAARAPPEAVYVDVDARGLLCARGGVARAVRAARLADAAPHACALLCAAGGGAPGDAPRLQLRLAADAAPLHELRLWFDERALALLDMPFLTLRNIARTPGPSYACHECGARFDQPNPLKTHLFLACAAFEPTAFWLRCVERLRSHAPDAASALAPGPAPALALDPAPALAPDPARLEALAAAWGRSRDGHVCVYCGKLYSRKYGLKIHIRTHTGYKPLRCRHCLRAFGDPSNLNKHVRLHAAPAAAPHACALCRKPLARRRDLLRHLRAHHA, from the coding sequence ATGTGCAGCGCGCTGGTGCTGAGCCGGCGCGGgctgcggcgcggcgcgcgctcGCAGCCTTTCTCGCTGCACGAGCTgagcgccgcgcgcgcgccgcccgagGCCGTGTACGTGGACGTGGACGCGCGCGGCCTGCTGTGCGCGCGCGGCGGCGTGGCGCGGGCCGTGCGCGCCGCGCGCCTGGCCGACGCGGCGCCGCACGCCTGCGCGCTGCTGTgcgcggccggcggcggcgcgccgGGCGACGCCCCGCGCCTGCAGCTGCGGCTGGCGGCGGACGCGGCGCCGCTGCACGAGCTGCGCCTGTGGTTCGACGAGCGCGCGCTGGCGCTGCTCGACATGCCCTTCCTCACGCTGCGCAACATCGCGCGCACGCCGGGGCCCAGCTACGCGTGCCACGAGTGCGGCGCGCGCTTCGACCAGCCCAACCCGCTCAAGACGCACCTGTTCCTCGCGTGCGCCGCCTTCGAGCCGACCGCGTTCTGGCTGCGGTGCGTCGAGCGCCTGCGTTCGCACGCGCCCGACGCTGCGTCCGCTCTCGCGCCTGGCCCCGCACCCGCTCTCGCGCTCGACCCCGCACCCGCGCTCGCGCCCGACCCCGCTCGCCTCGAGGCGCTGGCGGCGGCGTGGGGGCGCTCGCGCGACGGCCACGTGTGCGTGTACTGCGGCAAGCTGTACTCGCGCAAGTACGGGCTTAAGATCCACATCCGCACGCACACGGGCTACAAGCCGCTGCGCTGCCGGCACTGCCTGCGCGCCTTCGGCGACCCCAGCAATCTTAACAAGCACGTGCGCCTgcacgccgcgcccgccgccgcgccgcacgCCTGCGCGCTGTGCCGCAAACCGTTGGCGCGCCGCCGCGACCTGCTGCGACACCTGCGCGCGCACCACGCCTGA